One window of the Colletotrichum lupini chromosome 9, complete sequence genome contains the following:
- a CDS encoding cutinase, with protein sequence MKTAAITTILFAALAAASPVEIRQTSGCKAFTVLFARGTTEIGTLGTVVGPGLQKAVASNVPDSVFEGTTYAADMAGIMSEATGSGPGSVAMANQANSWLSKCPQTKIVLTGYSQGGMVVHNAAKKLSGKAVAAAVTFGDPFKGQAVNGVATAKFRSFCAAGDGVCSAGGCAASGSCSSQSASGHIGYGADVNTAGTFLKGALA encoded by the coding sequence ATGAAGACCGCTGCCATCACCACCATCCTCTTCGCCGCCCTCGCGGCCGCTAGCCCCGTTGAGATCCGCCAGACCTCAGGCTGCAAGGCCTTCACCGTCCTCTTCGCCCGCGGCACCACCGAGATAGGCACTCTCGGAACCGTTGTCGGCCCCGGTCTCCAAAAGGCCGTTGCGTCCAACGTCCCCGACTCCGTCTTCGAGGGCACAACGTATGCAGCTGACATGGCCGGCATTATGTCCGAGGCAACTGGCTCCGGCCCGGGTAGTGTCGCCATGGCCAACCAGGCCAACTCGTGGCTAAGCAAGTGCCCCCAGACCAAGATCGTCCTCACTGGCTACAGCCAGGGCGGCATGGTCGTCCACAACGCCGCTAAGAAGCTCTCAGGCAAGGCCGTCGCTGCGGCCGTCACCTTCGGTGACCCGTTCAAGGGCCAAGCTGTCAATGGTGTTGCTACCGCCAAGTTCAGGAGCTTTTGCGCTGCTGGCGACGGCGTCTGCTCCGCTGGTGGCTGCGCCGCCTCCGGGAGCTGCTCGAGCCAAAGCGCCTCTGGCCATATTGGATATGGCGCCGATGTCAACACCGCAGGCACCTTCCTCAAGGGTGCTCTCGCTTGA
- a CDS encoding thioredoxin — translation MDTLSWMFLAFAIYMLAKVRAPQQASRRSRCLTPLHEMAMAILPKRHLKYRSPIPETSGKVYKVTSAGELDALLASTTNVVVDFYADWCPPCRAIAPVFSGLADRHAADGKLAFAKVNVDHVNNVAGRYGVTAMPTFMFFQKGKPTGVAAKGVTPRQSVVFTEDGRVDKIRGADRAALQAVVQALAGEGEDAKKE, via the exons ATGGACACGCTCTCATGGATGTTCCTGGCTTTTGCCATTTACATGCTCGCAAAAGTACGTGCCCCACAGCAGGCCTCACGACGGAGCCGCTGCCTCACCCCTCTTCATGAGATGGCCATGGCTATCCTCCCTAAACGACACCTCAAAT ACCGCTCGCCCATCCCCGAGACATCAGGCAAAGTCTACAAAGTCACCAGCGCCGGCGAGCTAGACGCCCTCCTCGCCTCCACCACCAACGTCGTCGTCGACTTCTACGCCGACTGGTGCCCGCCCTGCCGCGCCATCGCGCCCGTCTTCTCCGGTCTGGCCGACAGGCACGCCGCGGATGGGAAGCTCGCGTTCGCCAAGGTCAACGTCGATCACGTCAACAACGTCGCTGGCCGCTACGGCGTCACTGCCATGCCGACGTTCATGTTCTTCCAGAAGGGAAAGCCTACGGGTGTGGCTGCCAAGGGAGTGACGCCTCGTCAGTCGGTTGTGTTCACTGAGGATGGCCGCGTCGACAAGATTCGGGGCGCGGATCGGGCTGCGTTGCAGGCTGTTGTGCAGGCGCTCGCTGGTGAGGGAGAGGATGCGAAGAAGGAGTGA
- a CDS encoding major facilitator superfamily transporter, translating to MNFDYKESLSTGTSPTETSKRGKDTRPLPDTTSEGKKILFSMALCSPSMLEETTADVVLDPCIEGGICYDKESPAQVQSSLLPETLHLLGLDHRPWARLEFSCDRATRSNLVIAAARTRMAPHLDTNAANAIKTVDPTNRSQIKDGISTTSVAAETDTKPEPPQQPEFAGWFHWHEPGTSPEEKKLIFKLDWFLLSFSCLMFFIKQLDQNNISNAYVSGMSEELNFGPGNELSWMNTYFNIGTIIGGSFANLIITVVRPRFWLTGCLCTWSLFVLFLFKCQTATQFYVLRFFIGLFESAAWPGVMYVLGSWYRKSELSRRSGLFVMSGVLGQMFSGYLQSALYSGMGGKGGLSAWRWLFVFDFILAIPVVIYGVICFPDTPHTTKAFYLSDWEKQRARERIEEEGRKPVGKMNWSVIARVFGSWQVYAFTAAYSFWTLTCGSYIIQYFTLYLKSTKLYTVPEINNIPTCVGAINFVFMVSTGYVSDKIGRRGPVCFAVGCLLTFVYAVLAAWSVPHMLRMAVFILAGCYGCYTPLLAGWANEACGGDQQKRAFVLGFMVSVGQAVVIPFQQLQMPSGQAPAFAKTHGWKSALAFVVALTVWTGVGLPLLQRWRESRVKFSTHEMQSFEAINYIDVISRWWISWGINLGV from the exons ATGAACTTTGACTA TAAGGAGTCACTAAGCACCGGAACTAGCCCGACAGAAACTTCCAAAAGGGGTAAAGACACAAGGCCCCTCCCCGATACCACATCGGAAGGGAAAAAGATTTTGTTCTCGATGGCGCTTTGTTCGCCGTCAATG CTTGAAGAAACGACTGCCGATGTCGTGCTCGACCCA TGTATCGAGGGAGGGATATGCTATGATAAAGAATCTCCTGCCCAGGTTCAATCTTCACTTTTGCCAGAGACGCTCCATCTGCTTGGCCTAGATCACCGACCGTGGGCACGTTTGGAGTTTTCTTGTGATCGTGCGACGAGATCAAATTTAGTGATAGCTGCAGCTCGAACCAGGATGGCGCCGCATCTTGATACCAACGCGGCCAATGCCATTAAGACAGTCGACCCAACCAACCGGAGCCAAATTAAGGACGGCATTTCGACCACGTCCGTCGCGGCCGAGACCGATACCAAGCCGGAGCCCCCACAGCAACCTGAATTCGCGGGATGGTTCCACTGGCACGAGCCCGGCACATCGCCGGAGGAGAAGAAGTTGATTTTCAAGTTGGATTGGTTTCTACTTTCATTCTCGTGTCTCATGTTCTTCATCAAACAG CTTGACCAAAACAACATCTCCAATGCCTACGTATCCGGCATGTCGGAAGAGCTCAACTTCGGTCCCGGCAACGAACTCTCCTGGATGAACACGTACTTCAACATTGGAACCATCATTGGCGGTTCTTTTGCCAACCTGATCATCACTGTCGTCCGACCGCGCTTCTGGCTGACCGGGTGCCTCTGCACTTGGTCTCTCTTCGTGCTTTTCCTGTTCAAGTGCCAGACCGCCACGCAGTTCTATGTCCTGCGTTTCTTCATCGGCTTGTTTGAGTCTGCCGCATGGCCTGGCGTCATGTACGTCCTCGGATCATGGTATCGCAAAAGCGAATTGTCCCGCCGCTCTGGCCTTTTCGTCATGAGCGGTGTCTTGGGGCAGATGTTTTCCGGCTATCTTCAGTCTGCCTTGTATTCGGGTATGGGCGGAAAGGGTGGTCTGTCAGCGTGGCGATGGCTTTTTGTCTTTGATTTCATTCTTGCCATTCCCGTGGTGATCTATGGCGTC ATTTGCTTCCCCGATACCCCTCACACGACAAAGGCTTTCTACCTCAGTGACTGGGAAAAGCAACGTGCTCGCGAGCGGAttgaagaagaaggccgcAAACCTGTCGGCAAGATGAACTGGTCCGTTATAGCCCGCGTCTTCGGCTCATGGCAAGTCTACGCCTTCACAGCAGCCTACTCCTTCTGGACTCTGACCTGCGGCTCCTACATCATTCAATACTTCACTCTGTACCTCAAGTCAACAAAATTGTACACCGTGCCAGAAATCAACAACATCCCAACCTGCGTTGGTGCCATCAACTTCGTGTTCATGGTCTCCACAGGCTACGTCTCTGACAAAATTGGCCGGCGCGGACCCGTCTGTTTCGCCGTCGGGTGTCTTCTGACGTTCGTCTACGCCGTCCTCGCGGCATGGAGCGTGCCACATATGCTACGCATGGCCGTCTTCATCCTTGCAGGGTGCTATGGTTGCTACACGCCTTTGCTGGCGGGATGGGCGAATGAGGCCTGCGGTGGCGATCAGCAGAAGCGCGCCTTTGTGCTTGGCTTCATGGTCTCCGTCGGCCAGGCTGTTGTGATTCCCTTCCAGCAACTGCAGATGCCGAGCGGACAGGCCCCTGCATTTGCCAAGACACATGGGTGGAAGAGCGCGCTTGCATTTGTGGTGGCGTTGACTGTCTGGACTGGTGTTGGTCTGCCGTTACTTCAGAGATGGAGAGAGTCTCGTGTGAAGTTCAGTACCCACGAAA TGCAGTCTTTTGAAGCGATCAATTAT ATCGACGTTATCTCGCGATGGTGGATCTCATGGGGTATCAATTTGGGAGTTTGA
- a CDS encoding cytochrome P450, with the protein MPGHLIYINGYPQLQGKSLGSSSLRYPGTDLQPHRLQSSWTMLFTDPVVVSWALGTTCLLGFLRLCSLWLRNPLKHIPGPWYTRITHYILKWQTTIGRRMYYVHSLHEKYGTVVRISPYQVAISDPDGFVAIHRIGSGFLKSPWYEEFVGDTGIGIGVFATVDPVRHGVMRRLFSRAFSTTSLRQNCEEVVREKVAKAIHRIKGEATHGSCDILHWSMLMTSDVIGQLAFGESFELLESGKKNEYIDTFQLVGIGSYLKHELPWLYAISHYIPLKPLRRMLNAGNSIREYGGRAVENLKRHRDNKSNLFATALAECDAGDKAELTEDYIQSEASNLIFAGADTTAGTLTYLVWAVLRRPKLQARLEAEVAAVDDISIFNDAFLEKLPLLNSVIDETLRLYGSIPANLPRVVPSKGAKFGDYKIPGGLEVETQAYTLHRDENVYPNALKFDESRWMDPKMLTPHQKSSFCPFGAGARVCIGQHLARMEIRMGAAVLFKQCPGLKLSSNMTDSMMEMENFFVIAPVGRRCDVTLQ; encoded by the exons ATGCCTGGCCACCTCATATACATAAATGGTTACCCGCAGCTCCAAGGAAAGTCCTTAGGTTCTTCATCACTTCGTTATCCGGGTACAGATTTGCAACCCCATCGCCTCCAGAGCTCTTGGACCATGCTCTTCACCGATCCAGTCGTAGTGTCCTGGGCGCTTGGGACCACGTGCTTGCTTGGTTTCTTGCGG CTGTGTTCTTTGTGGCTGCGCAACCCTCTCAAGCATATTCCAGGACCATGGTACACACGCATCACCCATTACATACTCAAATGGCAAACCACAATCGGCCGGCGAATGTACTACGTTCACTCCCTCCATGAAAAGTACGGTACCGTTGTACGGATCTCGCCGTATCAGGTCGCAATTTCAGATCCCGACGGCTTCGTAGCGATCCATCGCATTGGTTCTGGCTTCCTAAAATCGCCATGGTATGAGGAGTTCGTTGGAGATACAGGCATCGGAATTGGTGTCTTTGCTACAGTAGACCCAGTGAGGCACGGAGTGATGCGTAGGCTTTTCTCTCGCGCCTTTTCTACCACCAGCCTTCGACAGAACTGCGAGGAAGTTGTGAGGGAGAAGGTTGCGAAGGCGATTCACAGGATCAAGGGCGAGGCTACCCACGGATCCTGCGATATACTCCATTGGTCGATGCTCATGACTTCAGATGTGATTGGCCAACTAGCTTTTGGTGAATCCTTCGAGCTACTAGAATCTGGCAAG AAAAACGAGTACATCGACACGTTTCAATTGGTCGGGATTGGGAGTTATTTGAAGCACGAGCTTCCGTGGCTCTATGCAATCTCTCATTACATCCCACTCAAGCCGCTTCGACGAATGCTCAACGCAGGAAACTCGATCCGCGAATACGGCGGTCGAGCTGTTGAAAATTTGAAGAGACATCGCGACAATAAGTCAAACCTCTTCGCTACTGCTTTAGCCGAGTGCGATGCCGGAGACAAAGCCGAGCTTACGGAAGATTACATCCAAAGCGAGGCGTCTAATCTGATCTTTGCCGGCGCAGATACGACGGCGGGGACTCTGACGTACCTTGTTTGGGCTGTCTTGAGAAGGCCTAAGCTTCAAGCTCGGCTTGAAGCGGAAGTCGCTGCGGTTGACGATATCAGCATTTTCAACGATGCTTTCCTTGAGAAGCTACCTCTTCTTAATTCTGTTATCGATGAAACTCTTCGCCTCTACGGCAGCATTCCGGCCAACTTGCCGCGAGTTGTTCCATCCAAAGGCGCCAAGTTCGGAGACTATAAAATTCCTGGAGGCTTAGAAGTTGAGACTCAGGCTTATACTCTTCATCGAGACGAAAATGTCTATCCCAACGCACTCAA ATTTGACGAGTCACGATGGATGGACCCCAAGATGCTCACGCCACACCAGAAAAGCAGTTTCTGTCCTTTTGGTGCCGGTGCACGAGTCTGTATCGGTCAGCACCTCGCTCGAATGGAAATCCGTATGGGGGCTGCTGTATTGTTCAAACAGTGCCCTGGCCTCAAGTTATCTAGCAACATGACAGACTCTATGATGGAGATGGAAAACTTCTTTGTCATTGCGCCCGTCGGGCGTCGTTGCGACGTCACTCTTCAATAA